The following DNA comes from Thermoanaerobaculales bacterium.
TGACCCGGCGCGACGCCCGCTACTCGACCGATGCGTTCCTGCGCTGCAAGGCCCGCCACCTGGCGCTCGGACCGCTCTCCGGGGGCCGGCCGGCCGTGGTGTGGGGCGCCGGGCGGACCGGGCGGAGTCTGGCCCGGCTGCTGCTCGACGGCGGGGCCGAGATCACGGCCTTCATCGACATCGACCCGCGCAAGATCGGCGGCGTCGCGCGCGGCCGGCCGGTGCTGGCGCCGGCCGCCCTCCCGGGCGTGCTCGCCGGGGACGCGGTGGTGCTGGCGGCGGTGGCGTCGCGAGGGGCGCGCGGGCTGATCCGGTCGCGCCTCGTCGAGCTCGGCCTCGCGGAGGGTGAGGGCTTCTGGTGCGTCGCCTGAGCGAGCCTCAGCGACTGCGTGTCCCTGCCTCGTGAACGCTTCCGCTTCCGCGCCCGCTTCCGAAATGGGGGAAAGCGGGCTCGTTTCCGCTCCCCCTTACGTGCCCGCGCCCGATCTCCGGTTTCTCAGAGGTCGACCACCGAGACTACGGTCTGCGCCGTGGTTTGTGAGCCGCTTCGGGGGAGTCCGGGCCCGTGGTGCGATGCACTCGGGCTCGGAAGCGGGCGCGGGAGGAAGGCGACAGAGGCCCCGTGGCTTGAATCGGAAGCGGAAGCGGGCGCGGGCGCGGACTTGGCGTGACAGGTACGGCCGTGCCGGAATTAGGGACGGAATCGGGAACGGGAACGGGAACGGGAAGGGGAACGGGTGGGTGGCCGGTTCCCTAGCCCCTAGACCCTCGATCCTGGTCGGTTGGGGGCCTCAGCCCTCCGCCTTCACCTGCACCGGCTCGATGCCCCAGATCCGCTCCGAGTACTCCCGGATCGCGCGGTCGGACGAGAAGTAGCCCATCGCAGCGATGTTGCGGATCGCCGTGGCGGTCCACGCGCGGCGGTCGGCGTAGAGCGCCCCGGCCTTCCGGTGGGCCTCGACGTAGGAGCGGAAGTCGGCGAGGTTCATGTAGCGATCGCCGTGCTCCATCAGCGCCGACCAGACGCCACGCAGCATCGCGCGATCGCCGCGGGCGAACACGCCGTCGCGGATGGCGTCAATCACGGCCGCGAGCTCCGGGTCGGCGGAGTACAGCCGCCACGGGTTGTGCGCGCCGGTGGCGCGCCGCTCCTCGACCTCGTCTGCGGTCAGCCCGAAGACGAAGATGTTGTCGTGACCCACCGCCTCGCGAATCTCGATGTTGGCGCCGTCGAGGGTGCCGATGGTCAGCGCGCCGTTGAGCGCCAGCTTCATGTTGCCGGTCCCCGAGGCCTCCATGCCCGCGGTCGAGATCTGCTCGGAGATGTCGGCGGCCGGGATGATCTTCTCGGCCAGGGTCACCCGGTAGTCGGGGGGGAACGCGACCCGGATCCTGCCGGCGACGTCCGGGTCGGCGTTGACAACCTCGGCAACGCCGTTGATCAGCCGGATGATGAGCTTGGCCATGTGATAGGCGGGGGCCGCCTTGGCGCCGAAGAGGAAGGTGCGGGGCTGCATCTCGCGCCCCGGATCCTCCTTGATCCGCTGGTACATCCAGATGACGTGCATGATGTTGAGGAGCTGGCGCTTGTACTCGTGGAGGCGCTTGACCTGCACGTCGAAGATCGAGTCGGGGTCGAGCCGGACGCCGCACAGCTGCTCCACGAGCGCCGACAGGTCGCGCTTGTTCGCCCCCTTGATGGCGGCCAGCTCGTCCTGCAGCTCGGGGTCGTCGGCGAAGCGCGCGAGCTCGGTGAGCCGGTCGAGGTCGGTGGCCCAGCCGGCGCCGATGCGGCGGGTGATGGCGTCGGCGAGCCTGGGGTTGCAGGCGAGCAGCCAGCGCCGCGGCGTGATCCCGTTGGTGATCGGGATGAAGCGGTCCGGCCACATCTCGGCGAAGTCGCGGGCCACCCGCGTCCGCAGCAGCTCGGTGTGGAGCTTGGCCACGCCGTTGACCTTGTGGCTGCCGACGACCGCCAGGTTGGCCATGCGGAAGCGCTTGTCGCCGTCCTCGGAGAGGATCGACATCCGGCGCAGCCGGTTGCCGTCGTCCGTGAACTGGCTGCGCGCCGCCTCCATGAACCGCCGGTTGATCTCGTAGATGATCTGGACGTGCCTGGGGATCATCGACTCCATGAGGGCCACCGGCCAGGTCTCGAGCGCCTCCGGAAGCAAGGTGTGGTTGGTGTAGCCGCAGCTTGCGCGGGTCAGCTCCCAGGCGTTTGCCCACTTGACCCCGGCCTCGTCGATGAGGAAGCGCATGAGCTCGACAACGGTCAATGCCGGATGGGTGTCGTTGAGCTGGAACGCCAC
Coding sequences within:
- a CDS encoding glycogen/starch/alpha-glucan phosphorylase, encoding MLPPVRLKQPSPEEFRDRFLHYLRYSCGIEMRFARAADHLEALALAVRESMIDRTILTRRAYDEAQPKTVNYLSLEYLLGRLMRNNLIATGLLETAREAMQQLGLDLDTIIDEEHDAGLGTGGLGRLAACFMDSLATLSYPAYGYGLRYDYGMFRQHFEDGWQAEHADDWLHEGNAWEVERPDLAVPVMIGGHIEWDRDEFGGHHPRWAGWRTFYGVPYDMLVAGYDTLTVSTLRLWTAVAPAEFDFQIFSEGDYVKAVAERDRIESITRVLYPADHIEAGRGLRLLQEYFLVACSVRDVVDRFRSRHGEAWEMFPDKVAFQLNDTHPALTVVELMRFLIDEAGVKWANAWELTRASCGYTNHTLLPEALETWPVALMESMIPRHVQIIYEINRRFMEAARSQFTDDGNRLRRMSILSEDGDKRFRMANLAVVGSHKVNGVAKLHTELLRTRVARDFAEMWPDRFIPITNGITPRRWLLACNPRLADAITRRIGAGWATDLDRLTELARFADDPELQDELAAIKGANKRDLSALVEQLCGVRLDPDSIFDVQVKRLHEYKRQLLNIMHVIWMYQRIKEDPGREMQPRTFLFGAKAAPAYHMAKLIIRLINGVAEVVNADPDVAGRIRVAFPPDYRVTLAEKIIPAADISEQISTAGMEASGTGNMKLALNGALTIGTLDGANIEIREAVGHDNIFVFGLTADEVEERRATGAHNPWRLYSADPELAAVIDAIRDGVFARGDRAMLRGVWSALMEHGDRYMNLADFRSYVEAHRKAGALYADRRAWTATAIRNIAAMGYFSSDRAIREYSERIWGIEPVQVKAEG